The genomic DNA AGCGTTAGGCTGGCTTCCTCCGAGGCCTCTAAGACCCGCCTACCGCACCCCGCCCGTCGCGCGGAAGCCCCCAGCTCCTCATGGACGCATCGCTTAGTGCCGCGGTCACGGCCACCGTCACAAgcgcccccagccccacccaacACCGGCCTGCCCGCCGTCCCTCTCCCGCCCCCGCACCTGCCTGCCAGCTCCACCGGGCCGCAGTGCGGGCAACCGCAACATTCCTGGCCCGCGGAGGCCGTCAGCTCCAGGAGGGGATGAAAGGCGCCGTCCCGCGGCGCCCCCAGATTCAGGTCCCAGGTGCGTCCGGACCCCGGAGGCACGGCTCGCAGAACGTTGACAGCCCGCGAGGTTCGGCCTCGGCCCCCGGTACCCTTCGTCCAAGCTACACCCACTCCTG from Callithrix jacchus isolate 240 chromosome 11, calJac240_pri, whole genome shotgun sequence includes the following:
- the LOC118143655 gene encoding uncharacterized protein LOC118143655, encoding MNPTLKGIPSFQLRQEESHLSLGLGGKARSGCSLDEGYRGPRPNLAGCQRSASRASGVRTHLGPESGGAAGRRLSSPPGADGLRGPGMLRLPALRPGGAGRQAFKQELN